The following proteins come from a genomic window of Liolophura sinensis isolate JHLJ2023 chromosome 13, CUHK_Ljap_v2, whole genome shotgun sequence:
- the LOC135481085 gene encoding uncharacterized protein LOC135481085: MLFLIACGALFAGVSAQIDLRPYNLSAAIMFVNNDLNNDGFLTAHEFDQVFVVYDFNDDKIIERHEYVCYITRANPLMGHLAQALYDEYDNNNDHKLEVADYDAFYKKMDEDGDNIVTDLEFVRYWEALFLKTEAYSLKGQSHATHTDKYCLNHGHAHG, from the exons ATGTTGTTCTTGATTGCTTGTGGGGCGCTGTTCGCTGGGGTGTCCGCTCA AATTGATCTGCGCCCGTACAATCTTAGTGCTGCTATTATGTTTGTCAACAACGACTTAAACAACGACGGTTTTTTAACTGCGCACGAGTTCGATCAGGTTTTCGTCGTGTACGACTTTAATG ATGACAAGATCATCGAGCGCCACGAATATGTCTGTTACATTACGCGGGCAAACCCTTTGATGGGTCACTTGGCGCAAGCCCTCTACGACGAAtacgacaacaacaacgatcACAAACTAGAGGTCGCCGATTACGATGCTTTCTATAAAAAGATGGACGAAGACG GTGACAACATTGTGACCGACCTGGAATTCGTCCGTTACTGGGAAGCG TTGTTCCTGAAGACGGAAGCGTATTCCCTCAAAGGACAGAGTCACGCCACGCACACCGATAAATACTGTCTCAATCACGGACATGCGCACGGATAA